A genomic stretch from Patagioenas fasciata isolate bPatFas1 chromosome 8, bPatFas1.hap1, whole genome shotgun sequence includes:
- the LOC139828522 gene encoding glutamine-rich protein 2-like — protein MQLQEDYEKFSSALANLQQDGQQEQKDIKALSQALERLKKQKADKEQLLVLGIDEKADKAALADKVSRSQFEACEERLNKAMEEVTSRVTGQEEGWHRFQKELQRQMDCKTDSAPAPALQQALEIQTCRDLPGC, from the exons atgcagctccaagaggactatgagaagttcagctcagcccttgcaaacctccagcaggatggccagcaggagcagaaggacatcaag gctctgtcccaggccctggagaggctcaagaagcagaaagcagacaaggagcagctgctggtgctgggaatcgatgag aaagcagacaaagccgccctggctgacaaagtcagtcgcagccagtttgaggcgtgcgaggagcggctgaacaaggcgatggaggaggtgacgagccgggtgacgggccaggaggagggctggcaccggttccagaaagagctgcagagacagatggactgcaag acagACTCGGCCCCAGCGCCAGCTCTGCAGCAAGCACTTGAAATTCAGACGTGCCGAGACCTCCCTGGTTGCTAA